One window of Medicago truncatula cultivar Jemalong A17 chromosome 2, MtrunA17r5.0-ANR, whole genome shotgun sequence genomic DNA carries:
- the LOC11434813 gene encoding ras-related protein RABD1, translating into MSSNEYDYLFKLLIIGDSSVGKSCLLLRFADDSYDDTYISTIGVDFKIRTVELEGKTAKLQIWDTAGQERFRTITSSYYRGAHGIIIVYDVTDIESFNNVKQWLHEIDRYANHSVSKLLVGNKCDLTDNKLVHTHTAKAFADELGIPFLETSAKDSINVEQAFLTMAAEIKNKMGSQPTGSKSAAESVQMKGQPIQQNTNCCG; encoded by the exons ATGAGCAGCAACGAATA CGATTACCTGTTTAAACTTTTGATAATCGGAGATTCCTCCGTTGGAAAATCTTGCTTGCTTCTCAGATTTGCT gATGACTCATATGATGACACCTACATTAGTACCATCGGCGTTGATTTC AAAATCAGAACTGTTGAACTTGAAGGCAAAACCGCCAAGCTGCAGATT TGGGATACTGCTGGACAGGAGCGATTCAGGACTATTACTAGCAGTTACTATAGAGGAGCACATGGAATCATTATTGTTTATGATGTCACTGATATTGAAAGTTTCAACAATGTCAAACAGTGGTTACATGAAATTGATAGATATGCTAATCACTCTGTCTCCAAGCTTCTTGTTGGGAATAAATGTGATCTCACCGACAACAAGCTTGTTCATACCCACACTGCCAAGGCATTTGCGGATGAGCTTGGTATCCCTTTCCTTGAGACAAGTGCTAAAGACTCCATCAATGTCGAGCAGGCTTTCTTAACTATGGCAGCTGAGATTAAGAACAA GATGGGAAGTCAACCAACTGGTAGTAAGTCAGCAGCAGAATCTGTTCAGATGAAGGGGCAGCCAATCCAACAGAACACCAACTGTTGTGGTTAG
- the LOC11425116 gene encoding ras-related protein RABA2a has product MSSRRRVGEEEYDYLFKVVLIGDSGVGKSNLLSRFTRNEFCLESKSTIGVEFATRTLQVEGRTVKAQIWDTAGQERYRAITSAYYRGALGALLVYDVTKPTTFDNVTRWLKELRDHADANIVIMLIGNKTDLKHLRAVATEDAQSYAEKEGLSFIETSALEATNVEKAFQTTLGEIYRIISKKSLSTANEPAAAANIKEGKTIAIGGSETTNTNKPCCTS; this is encoded by the exons ATGAGTAGTCGTAGAAGAGTCGGAGAGGAAGAATACGATTATCTGTTCAAGGTAGTACTGATAGGCGATTCTGGTGTTGGTAAATCAAATCTTCTATCCCGATTCACTCGCAATGAATTTTGTCTTGAGTCCAAGTCTACTATTGGCGTTGAATTCGCTACTCGCACCCTTCAG GTTGAAGGAAGAACTGTGAAAGCTCAGATATGGGACACTGCCGGGCAGGAACGCTACAGAGCCATTACCAGTGCCTACTATCGCGGTGCCCTCGGTGCTCTTCTTGTCTATGATGTAACCAAACCCACTACCTTTGACAATGTCACTAGATGGCTAAAGGAACTCAGGGACCATGCCGATGCTAACATTGTTATCATGTTAATTGGCAACAAAACCGATCTCAAGCATCTCCGTGCTGTTGCCACTGAGGATGCCCAGAGCTATGCTGAAAAGGAAGGCCTTTCTTTCATTGAGACATCTGCTCTTGAAGCCACCAACGTCGAGAAGGCTTTTCAGACAACCCTTGGAGAGATTTACCGCATAATCAGCAAGAAGTCCTTGTCTACCGCCAATGAACCTGCTGCTGCTGCCAATATTAAAGAAGGCAAGACCATCGCCATTGGGGGATCCGAAACCACCAATACAAACAAGCCCTGTTGTACATCTTGA